The following are encoded together in the Candidatus Tumulicola sp. genome:
- a CDS encoding glycosyltransferase family 39 protein, translated as MKAVPYERLRIPLYAAAATFLFHLAANPHYGFFRDELYFIICGRHPQWGYVDQPPVIPLLAAGSQIFGHSLVALRAVSALFAAASVFVTCRLVQELEGGTFAQVLGAVCVALAPILANFGMMVAPDSVGLWAWPLVVLYVARLARGADPRWWLAAGVVSGIALESKYSAAFFLLAAFAGVALTPARTILKTSWFAWGVLIAAAIALPNVLWQAHYGFPMIELLDNGQHGKNVVLDPLSFGLQQLEITNPVLALVWICGLIWTFFTPVARWIGITFVALFALMIALHAKSYYMCDAYPALFAAGAVAFERATRRARFIRPAVLALAALAGFALIPLVLPVLPVKQFSVYQAGLSKVLPLSSLATEHHRQSVLPQTYADMHGWPALAQTVAEVYASLPLAERTRTVIVAQNYGEAAAIQFFTAPELPVISGHNQYFLWGTRGYSGNVLIDVNGDCGRDRHLFRSAQKAATFTAPYVMPYEDDMPIMLCRGIKQPLAAIWPSIKNYI; from the coding sequence ATGAAAGCTGTACCGTACGAACGCCTGCGGATACCCTTATATGCGGCGGCTGCGACGTTTCTATTTCACCTCGCGGCAAACCCACACTACGGCTTTTTCCGTGACGAACTCTACTTCATCATCTGTGGCCGGCATCCGCAGTGGGGTTACGTCGACCAGCCGCCCGTGATTCCGCTGCTTGCCGCCGGATCGCAGATCTTCGGACACTCGCTCGTCGCATTGCGCGCCGTCTCTGCACTGTTCGCGGCGGCTTCGGTATTCGTCACATGCCGGCTGGTTCAGGAACTCGAAGGCGGCACGTTCGCGCAGGTCTTGGGAGCGGTCTGCGTTGCACTCGCTCCGATTCTCGCAAACTTCGGCATGATGGTCGCACCGGACAGCGTCGGCCTCTGGGCATGGCCGCTCGTCGTCCTCTATGTGGCGCGTCTCGCGCGCGGGGCTGATCCCCGTTGGTGGCTTGCCGCCGGCGTCGTCTCGGGCATCGCGCTGGAAAGCAAATATAGCGCCGCGTTTTTTCTTTTGGCCGCGTTCGCCGGCGTCGCGCTCACACCGGCGCGCACGATCCTGAAAACGTCATGGTTTGCGTGGGGCGTGTTGATTGCGGCCGCGATCGCGCTGCCGAACGTTCTGTGGCAGGCGCACTACGGGTTTCCGATGATCGAACTCCTCGACAACGGACAGCACGGCAAGAACGTCGTCCTGGATCCGCTGTCATTCGGACTACAGCAACTCGAAATCACGAACCCCGTCCTCGCGCTCGTATGGATCTGCGGGCTGATCTGGACGTTCTTCACACCCGTGGCGCGTTGGATTGGAATCACATTCGTCGCGTTATTCGCTCTGATGATCGCGTTGCACGCGAAAAGCTATTATATGTGCGATGCGTATCCGGCGCTGTTTGCGGCCGGTGCCGTCGCGTTCGAGCGTGCAACACGGCGAGCACGATTCATCCGGCCTGCCGTTCTGGCATTGGCGGCGCTGGCGGGGTTCGCTCTCATTCCACTCGTGCTGCCCGTGCTGCCCGTCAAGCAGTTTAGCGTCTACCAAGCCGGGCTTTCGAAGGTCTTGCCGCTGAGCTCCCTGGCCACCGAGCACCACCGGCAGTCCGTGCTGCCACAGACATACGCAGACATGCACGGATGGCCGGCGCTCGCGCAGACCGTCGCGGAGGTGTACGCCTCGTTGCCTTTAGCAGAGCGCACTCGCACCGTCATCGTCGCGCAGAACTATGGAGAGGCTGCCGCTATCCAGTTTTTCACCGCGCCCGAATTGCCGGTCATCAGCGGACACAATCAGTATTTTCTTTGGGGTACGCGCGGGTATTCGGGGAACGTTCTCATCGACGTGAACGGCGACTGCGGGCGCGATCGCCACCTCTTTCGTAGCGCGCAGAAAGCCGCCACGTTTACCGCGCCGTACGTCATGCCATACGAAGACGATATGCCGATCATGCTCTGCCGCGGTATCAAGCAGCCGCTCGCGGCGATATGGCCGAGTATCAAGAACTATATCTAA
- the fliP gene encoding flagellar type III secretion system pore protein FliP (The bacterial flagellar biogenesis protein FliP forms a type III secretion system (T3SS)-type pore required for flagellar assembly.) produces MSVAGDLASLTSHTHASLPLDVLAGLTVLSIVPFLLVMCTSFVRIAVVLSLVRSAIGASALPPNAALTGLALVLTMAVMAPAFDAIRRNALEPYARGRLTQSQALARAVEPIQAFMLRQARRSDIAMFERVAHRRPEPPQRAPFDVLVPAFVVGELRNAFAIGFALYLPFVAIDLSVAAILMGLGMMMLSPPVVSLPVKLLLFVMVDGWALVCGGVAASFR; encoded by the coding sequence GTGAGCGTCGCGGGAGATCTCGCTTCGCTGACATCGCATACGCACGCGTCGCTTCCACTCGACGTCTTGGCCGGGCTTACCGTGCTGTCGATCGTTCCGTTTTTGCTGGTCATGTGCACGTCGTTCGTCCGCATCGCCGTCGTGTTATCGTTGGTTCGGTCGGCGATCGGTGCGTCGGCACTACCGCCTAACGCGGCGCTGACGGGCTTAGCGCTCGTGTTGACGATGGCCGTGATGGCCCCGGCGTTCGATGCCATCCGTCGTAATGCGCTGGAGCCCTACGCGCGCGGCCGGTTGACGCAATCGCAGGCGCTGGCGCGCGCGGTGGAGCCGATTCAGGCCTTCATGCTGCGTCAGGCCCGGCGTTCGGATATTGCAATGTTCGAGCGTGTCGCGCATCGCCGTCCGGAGCCGCCGCAACGCGCCCCGTTCGACGTGCTCGTGCCGGCCTTCGTCGTTGGCGAACTTCGCAACGCCTTCGCAATCGGGTTTGCATTGTATCTGCCGTTCGTCGCGATCGATCTCTCCGTGGCCGCGATCTTGATGGGTCTCGGGATGATGATGCTGAGCCCACCCGTCGTCTCGCTTCCGGTCAAGTTGTTATTATTCGTGATGGTCGACGGCTGGGCGTTGGTCTGCGGAGGCGTTGCGGCGAGTTTTCGGTGA
- the fliN gene encoding flagellar motor switch protein FliN produces MTDGETGRGIDALLHVPLHVTARLGSCRMTIADILKLGSGSVVELDRAAGEPVDLLANERRIARGEIVAVGDRFGVRIVEIPEPRS; encoded by the coding sequence ATGACGGATGGTGAGACCGGACGTGGCATCGATGCGTTGCTGCACGTCCCACTGCATGTGACCGCGCGGTTGGGTTCGTGCCGGATGACGATCGCCGATATTTTGAAACTCGGCAGCGGTTCGGTAGTCGAGCTCGACCGGGCGGCCGGAGAGCCCGTGGATCTATTAGCGAACGAGCGGCGCATCGCGCGGGGTGAGATCGTTGCGGTCGGCGATCGTTTCGGCGTTCGAATTGTCGAAATACCCGAGCCTCGCTCGTGA
- a CDS encoding FliM/FliN family flagellar motor C-terminal domain-containing protein produces MTFVGDPGEPSVRRAAFEERSWLPLSAACLVAANVRETLGALLGIPLQTRLFEPAIPCDDGWREIGRDATLYRVRGSVSDAAIVLRLRDATAMAAAAFGESAAPAEPPRPLSPLERDILDRAVASIAGALVPVCGPYERDSLERIPSMSGFRSYFEIAIDPPVGARIGVALSHDAPPEPAGSLTVDALRGVEVRVDAIVDVARVTAHAVASLRTGDVFPLHGWNAARLTVAGRTVGTGPAGIRNDRYALSLGASA; encoded by the coding sequence TTGACGTTCGTCGGCGACCCAGGCGAACCGTCGGTCCGTCGTGCGGCATTCGAAGAACGATCGTGGCTGCCGTTGAGCGCGGCGTGTCTCGTTGCCGCAAACGTTCGCGAGACGCTGGGAGCGTTGCTCGGGATTCCGCTGCAAACGCGGTTGTTCGAGCCGGCGATTCCGTGTGACGACGGATGGCGCGAGATCGGGCGCGACGCGACGCTCTATCGCGTTCGCGGGAGCGTGTCGGACGCAGCGATCGTGTTGCGTCTGCGTGATGCGACCGCGATGGCGGCTGCTGCGTTCGGGGAAAGCGCCGCACCCGCCGAGCCACCGCGTCCGCTCTCGCCCCTGGAGCGCGATATTCTGGATCGCGCCGTCGCCTCGATTGCGGGCGCACTGGTGCCGGTGTGCGGACCGTACGAACGCGATTCGCTCGAACGAATTCCTTCGATGTCGGGTTTCCGTTCGTACTTCGAGATTGCGATCGACCCACCGGTAGGCGCGCGGATCGGGGTTGCGCTATCGCACGACGCTCCGCCCGAACCGGCGGGCAGTCTGACGGTGGACGCGTTGCGCGGCGTCGAGGTGCGCGTCGATGCAATTGTGGACGTCGCGCGGGTGACGGCACACGCTGTAGCGTCGCTGCGCACGGGCGACGTGTTTCCGTTGCACGGATGGAATGCGGCGCGCTTGACGGTTGCCGGACGAACGGTCGGCACGGGTCCGGCGGGTATTCGGAACGACCGTTATGCGCTGTCGCTGGGTGCGAGTGCATGA
- a CDS encoding pepsin/retropepsin-like aspartic protease family protein has product MFTLPFLALLFAAAPASAPGGITVELLLARRAQALSAMHVVQPRTLEVRGTLTGLGSSGTFHSWLDGDLQRYDEALGVRTRQTVRIGGVRYVRNVYGDVRESGPSATLRQRTQDSIESNAFVHHPENAVLLGQATLPDGRAVYRLRVQVPGGDPYGIALDAATSMIDETAYPDVDGVATVEYYDYAVTNGALYPRRSVESAGGGGLSLTSIVTAVDVDRPIDPSIFAVPQSVRIGATAPVSVPLLSDKGLQYVRASANGKPLLLLIDSGSQGVVLDPQAAARLGIAPQGTIEIRGARNTQGAGVAPLDAIDIGAARLPVNAVTVVDLNGLTYDGKEVDGVLGFPFFVAAEIRIDPEKSMLTIAQPGSLPVRGAPIPLETNRDVFEVVARINNRVDGRFVVDTGNNSDLLIFHAFVQANPGIVFYGQARTFASNRGVGGSSAAVPATVDRLQIGPFSLYNRYANIILADRGAFADGDDAGNIGFGSLRNFIVTFDDANHTLYLEKTRWFDDGRYRPQYDTNDFRSR; this is encoded by the coding sequence ATGTTCACCCTGCCGTTCTTGGCATTGCTGTTCGCGGCCGCTCCGGCGAGCGCTCCCGGCGGCATAACGGTGGAGTTGCTGTTAGCGCGTAGAGCGCAGGCGTTATCGGCCATGCACGTCGTCCAGCCTCGAACGTTGGAAGTTCGTGGAACGTTGACCGGTTTGGGATCGAGCGGAACGTTTCATAGTTGGCTCGATGGCGATCTCCAGCGGTACGACGAGGCACTCGGCGTGCGCACGCGCCAAACGGTGCGTATTGGAGGCGTACGATACGTCCGGAACGTCTATGGCGACGTCCGCGAAAGCGGCCCTTCGGCTACGCTTCGTCAGCGAACGCAAGACTCGATCGAATCGAACGCCTTCGTTCACCACCCTGAAAATGCGGTGTTGCTCGGACAAGCCACGTTGCCCGACGGGCGTGCGGTATACCGGTTACGCGTACAGGTTCCGGGCGGCGATCCGTACGGAATAGCACTCGATGCCGCAACCTCGATGATCGACGAAACGGCGTATCCCGACGTCGACGGCGTGGCTACCGTTGAGTATTACGACTACGCCGTGACCAACGGCGCGCTGTACCCGCGGCGCTCCGTGGAGTCTGCCGGCGGCGGTGGCCTCAGCCTCACGTCGATCGTGACGGCCGTCGATGTCGACCGGCCCATCGACCCTTCGATTTTCGCCGTTCCGCAGAGCGTTCGCATCGGTGCGACGGCGCCGGTAAGCGTCCCTTTATTGTCCGATAAAGGATTACAGTACGTCCGGGCTTCGGCCAACGGCAAGCCATTGCTGCTGTTGATCGACTCGGGTTCGCAAGGGGTCGTGCTGGATCCGCAAGCGGCTGCCCGTCTTGGCATCGCACCGCAGGGAACGATCGAAATTCGAGGCGCGCGCAACACGCAAGGAGCGGGCGTCGCCCCGCTCGACGCAATCGACATCGGTGCGGCGCGACTACCGGTCAACGCCGTTACCGTCGTCGATTTGAACGGATTGACGTACGATGGAAAAGAGGTCGACGGCGTGCTCGGCTTCCCGTTCTTTGTTGCGGCCGAAATCCGCATCGATCCGGAGAAATCGATGCTGACGATCGCACAACCCGGCTCGCTACCCGTTCGCGGAGCGCCGATTCCGCTCGAAACGAATCGCGATGTGTTCGAGGTCGTCGCGCGAATCAACAATAGAGTCGACGGGCGATTCGTCGTCGATACCGGCAACAACAGCGATCTGCTGATTTTTCACGCATTCGTCCAGGCCAACCCCGGCATCGTCTTCTACGGACAGGCGCGCACGTTCGCCTCGAATCGCGGCGTCGGCGGATCCAGTGCTGCAGTCCCTGCGACGGTCGATCGGCTGCAGATCGGTCCATTTTCGCTCTACAATCGCTATGCCAACATCATATTGGCAGATCGCGGCGCGTTTGCGGATGGCGACGACGCCGGAAATATCGGTTTCGGCTCGTTGCGCAATTTCATCGTAACGTTCGACGATGCGAATCATACGCTGTATCTCGAGAAGACGCGCTGGTTCGACGACGGTCGCTATCGTCCACAGTACGACACGAACGACTTTCGGTCGCGATAA
- a CDS encoding FliH/SctL family protein — MPDGFVPLDRALRPTPEPPTVSGDLATTVVSTNEAEPDLEDAAAEARRFRAALADALALSLERLVRDVACDVLARELLLAPPDVAAIAARALERYLDHGPLQLRVHPDDRAACDTLDFRVVTDERLRAGDVVLDVRCGSIDASLGARLETILR, encoded by the coding sequence ATGCCTGACGGGTTCGTTCCGCTCGATCGCGCGTTGCGCCCGACTCCCGAACCTCCAACCGTATCCGGCGACCTCGCTACGACCGTCGTGTCGACGAATGAGGCGGAGCCGGATCTCGAAGACGCGGCGGCGGAGGCGCGTCGTTTTCGGGCCGCGCTCGCCGATGCACTCGCTCTTTCGCTCGAGCGGCTAGTTCGCGACGTTGCCTGCGACGTGTTGGCACGCGAGTTGTTATTGGCTCCGCCGGACGTAGCGGCAATCGCGGCGCGCGCACTCGAGCGCTATCTCGACCATGGGCCGCTACAACTGCGCGTACATCCGGACGACCGCGCCGCCTGCGATACACTCGATTTTCGTGTCGTTACGGACGAACGGTTGCGGGCCGGCGACGTGGTGCTCGACGTGCGCTGCGGCAGCATCGATGCATCGCTCGGTGCGCGGCTCGAGACGATACTACGGTGA
- a CDS encoding flagellar M-ring protein FliF C-terminal domain-containing protein, with amino-acid sequence MQYFALLTARWSALSKSARIASIACFATIVVAIVAVEILAHPVRAALFATPLHAEQIAEVEERLAAWNVPFTPSADNLVVDASRRSDLLLRLSLSGVPHAHLEDSGEALANVGMLTPQTVIDAQARAGLAGDIETGLRGIDGVEDARVIVAPAKVAEFADQSSRDASAGVRVRLRSGMRLSPQAVQGIRAFVAAAVPGLDPARVTLLDDRGFALDETTAGDDDDDVRRSLQSALDDAFGQGSAIVRVRAERSVERSTERDVERRPAGESISYAARSETYDGGGKRYRLRDESGERGADTHETQNETPPGAVRRVSAAVFVDASRRIDVAAVRELAAATIGLDAKRGDTLSVQAVDFGRAPVARKDPWWLLYGTLVPLLPALAIGVAVVLSARISIPPAIEFAKAALDRASVRRTTSAVAGFAPSRVRTVLAHEPPHAAAAIISALPAATAAAVLELYPQIERDAIVKRMQRPHAPLLADAQELLRRHA; translated from the coding sequence GTGCAGTACTTCGCGCTGCTGACCGCCCGCTGGAGCGCGCTTTCGAAGAGTGCGCGTATCGCGAGCATCGCGTGTTTCGCGACGATCGTGGTTGCAATCGTTGCGGTCGAGATTCTTGCTCATCCGGTGCGCGCCGCGTTGTTCGCTACACCGCTGCATGCCGAACAGATCGCCGAGGTCGAGGAACGGCTGGCGGCGTGGAACGTGCCGTTCACGCCGTCGGCCGACAACCTGGTTGTCGATGCATCTCGCCGGAGCGATCTGCTGCTGCGACTTTCGCTCTCGGGCGTTCCACACGCCCACCTCGAAGACAGCGGCGAAGCGCTCGCAAACGTCGGTATGTTGACGCCACAAACGGTGATCGACGCACAGGCGCGCGCCGGCTTGGCCGGCGACATCGAAACCGGGTTGCGCGGAATCGACGGCGTGGAAGATGCGCGTGTGATCGTCGCGCCGGCCAAGGTTGCCGAGTTCGCCGATCAATCGTCTCGCGATGCCAGCGCCGGCGTACGCGTACGTTTGCGAAGCGGCATGCGTTTATCACCACAGGCGGTGCAAGGCATCCGCGCCTTCGTCGCCGCGGCCGTCCCGGGCCTCGACCCGGCGCGCGTGACGCTGCTCGACGATCGCGGATTTGCGCTCGACGAAACGACCGCCGGCGACGATGATGACGACGTGCGCCGCTCGTTGCAATCCGCGCTCGATGATGCATTTGGGCAAGGATCGGCGATCGTGCGCGTGCGCGCCGAGCGATCCGTCGAACGCAGCACCGAGCGCGACGTGGAGCGGCGTCCGGCCGGCGAATCGATATCCTACGCCGCGCGCTCCGAAACGTACGACGGTGGCGGGAAACGGTACCGTCTACGCGACGAATCCGGAGAGCGCGGCGCCGACACCCACGAAACGCAGAACGAAACTCCGCCCGGAGCCGTACGGCGTGTGTCGGCTGCCGTATTCGTCGATGCGTCCAGACGGATCGACGTGGCAGCGGTTCGCGAGCTGGCTGCAGCGACGATCGGCTTGGATGCCAAACGCGGGGATACGCTCTCGGTGCAGGCCGTAGATTTCGGGCGCGCTCCGGTCGCGCGCAAAGATCCGTGGTGGCTGTTGTACGGCACCCTCGTTCCGCTGTTGCCGGCGCTTGCCATCGGCGTCGCGGTCGTCCTTTCCGCGCGGATTTCGATCCCGCCGGCGATCGAATTCGCAAAAGCGGCGTTGGACCGCGCTTCCGTGCGGCGTACCACGAGCGCGGTTGCGGGCTTCGCACCGTCGCGCGTCCGTACCGTGCTCGCGCACGAGCCGCCGCATGCCGCCGCAGCGATTATCAGCGCGCTGCCTGCCGCCACCGCGGCCGCCGTGCTCGAACTCTATCCGCAGATCGAGCGCGACGCAATCGTCAAACGAATGCAGCGGCCGCACGCACCGCTGCTGGCCGACGCGCAGGAGCTGTTACGCCGTCATGCCTGA
- a CDS encoding HD domain-containing protein, with translation MTTVLSPRFSDALAYAAFVHRNQQRKGSGVPYIGHLLGVTDIVLGAKGDEDEAIAALLHDAAEDQGGRHELEQIRLRFGDRVARIVEALSDDLPEKPGGRKSPWHPRKEAYHQHLRANPDSSVWLVSAADKLNNVRATVTDLRADGPVVWERFSAEPPEQVWNYGTLLEIYRTSDDPRLRPIVDELARAVAALREEAAKM, from the coding sequence ATGACGACAGTACTCTCGCCCCGATTTTCCGATGCGCTCGCCTACGCGGCGTTCGTGCATCGCAATCAACAGCGCAAGGGATCCGGCGTTCCCTACATCGGCCATCTTCTCGGCGTAACCGACATCGTTCTCGGCGCGAAGGGTGACGAAGATGAGGCGATCGCAGCGCTGTTACACGATGCGGCCGAAGATCAGGGCGGCCGGCACGAACTCGAGCAGATTCGCCTACGATTTGGTGACCGTGTCGCGCGCATCGTCGAGGCGCTGTCGGATGACCTTCCGGAGAAACCGGGCGGCCGCAAATCACCCTGGCATCCACGCAAGGAAGCGTATCACCAACATCTCCGGGCAAACCCTGACTCGTCGGTGTGGCTCGTCAGCGCCGCCGACAAGCTCAATAACGTACGAGCGACCGTGACCGATCTTCGAGCGGACGGTCCGGTGGTGTGGGAGCGGTTCAGTGCGGAGCCACCCGAGCAAGTCTGGAACTACGGAACGCTTCTCGAAATCTACCGCACCAGCGACGATCCGCGTCTGCGACCGATCGTCGATGAACTCGCACGCGCGGTCGCCGCCCTGAGGGAAGAAGCGGCGAAAATGTAA
- a CDS encoding DUF3810 family protein, producing MGGSFLLVLRLLAIVAGVAALAWQPDASWIERAYSNGGYSQWEHVAFAITNPIPWSAGDIATLIGAAGAIWCIAIAVRAPRAKRFRAIGSLVLSLAAIAGAYAVWFEASWGWNYARAPIESRVRFDPSRITTAAAERLRAIAVEHMNRLAPAAHALAAQPLDLAKLRASWLPAVRSGGDDWDPNVGSAKPTIANPFMMATGTSGFINPFALTVQISSDVLWFERPFDQAHEWSHVAAYAREDEANYLAIVTCLRSHDPAIQYSGWFELFLYLPQKTTYAKSDFNSLVWQDFAAMRKRNAHNVNVLLSRWTWKTYNAYLKTNRIASGIENYNEVTRLVLGVPLDANGLPVPVSGGAPPV from the coding sequence ATGGGCGGCTCTTTTCTATTGGTCCTGCGACTGCTGGCAATCGTTGCCGGCGTCGCGGCATTGGCTTGGCAGCCGGACGCGTCGTGGATCGAACGCGCCTACTCGAACGGCGGCTATTCGCAATGGGAACACGTCGCGTTTGCGATAACGAATCCGATTCCGTGGTCGGCCGGGGACATCGCCACGCTGATCGGCGCCGCCGGCGCGATCTGGTGCATCGCGATTGCGGTGCGCGCGCCGCGCGCGAAGCGGTTTCGTGCGATCGGATCGCTCGTATTGTCGCTGGCCGCCATAGCTGGAGCATATGCTGTATGGTTTGAGGCGTCTTGGGGCTGGAACTATGCGCGCGCCCCGATCGAGTCGCGCGTTCGCTTCGATCCGTCGCGCATCACCACGGCGGCCGCAGAGCGACTTCGCGCGATCGCGGTCGAGCATATGAATCGCCTCGCGCCTGCGGCCCACGCGCTCGCGGCACAACCGCTCGACCTCGCGAAGTTGCGCGCATCCTGGCTGCCGGCAGTGCGCTCCGGCGGTGACGATTGGGATCCTAACGTCGGGTCTGCCAAACCGACGATCGCAAATCCGTTCATGATGGCAACGGGTACCAGCGGGTTCATCAATCCGTTCGCGCTGACCGTGCAGATTTCGAGCGACGTTCTATGGTTCGAGCGTCCGTTCGATCAAGCGCACGAGTGGAGTCACGTTGCCGCGTATGCACGCGAAGACGAAGCCAACTACCTCGCCATCGTTACGTGCCTGCGATCGCACGATCCGGCGATCCAGTACTCCGGCTGGTTCGAACTGTTCTTATATCTGCCGCAGAAAACGACGTACGCGAAGTCGGACTTCAATTCACTCGTGTGGCAAGATTTCGCCGCCATGCGCAAACGCAACGCGCACAACGTCAACGTTCTGCTGTCGCGCTGGACCTGGAAAACCTACAACGCCTATCTCAAGACCAATCGCATTGCCTCGGGCATCGAGAACTATAACGAAGTCACCCGGCTGGTCCTCGGCGTCCCGCTGGATGCGAACGGACTGCCCGTGCCGGTTTCAGGCGGTGCGCCGCCCGTCTGA
- the rpsI gene encoding 30S ribosomal protein S9 translates to MDNVIQATGRRKRAIARVQLTLGQGVITINKKPVEEYFPRPQLLQIVRQPFEATQSASRFDVSVKTEGGGVTGQAGAVRHGIARALVEMDESLKSILRQNGFLTRDPREKESKKYGRKRARKRFQYSKR, encoded by the coding sequence TTGGACAACGTTATTCAAGCCACCGGTCGTCGTAAGCGCGCCATCGCTCGCGTTCAGTTGACGCTCGGCCAGGGCGTCATCACGATCAACAAAAAGCCCGTGGAAGAATACTTCCCGCGGCCGCAGCTGCTGCAGATCGTGCGCCAGCCGTTCGAAGCCACGCAGAGCGCCTCGCGCTTCGACGTTTCGGTGAAGACCGAAGGCGGCGGCGTCACCGGCCAAGCCGGTGCGGTGCGCCATGGAATCGCTCGCGCGCTCGTCGAGATGGACGAGAGCCTGAAATCGATTTTGCGTCAAAATGGGTTTTTGACCCGCGATCCGCGCGAGAAAGAATCGAAGAAGTACGGACGCAAGCGGGCCCGTAAGCGTTTCCAATACAGCAAACGCTAA
- the rplM gene encoding 50S ribosomal protein L13, giving the protein MRTYQQKTAETKHDWYVVDAAGQRLGTLAVRIARALSGKNKPTWTPHIDDGDYVVVINADKVELGGNKLDQKIYYRHSGFPGGLREQTAREVQNKHPERLIEMAVRGMLAGNRTRNDRLARLNVYAGADHPHAAQHPQPLS; this is encoded by the coding sequence ATGCGGACCTATCAACAGAAAACCGCCGAAACCAAGCACGACTGGTACGTCGTCGATGCCGCCGGACAGCGGCTGGGCACGTTAGCGGTACGGATCGCTCGCGCTCTTTCGGGTAAGAACAAACCGACCTGGACGCCGCACATCGACGATGGCGACTACGTGGTCGTGATCAATGCCGACAAGGTCGAGTTGGGCGGCAACAAACTGGATCAGAAGATTTATTATCGTCACTCCGGATTTCCGGGCGGTCTGCGCGAGCAGACGGCACGTGAGGTCCAAAACAAGCATCCGGAGCGCCTGATCGAGATGGCGGTTCGCGGAATGCTCGCCGGAAACCGGACGCGCAACGATCGCTTGGCTCGACTGAACGTCTACGCCGGTGCCGATCATCCGCACGCCGCACAACATCCTCAGCCGCTGTCGTAG
- the truA gene encoding tRNA pseudouridine(38-40) synthase TruA, whose product MTVEYDGSAFCGFQWQPKLRTVAGTLEAALGRLLSEPIKCTAAGRTDAGVHATGQVVSFQTERAFPFDRLVLALNSVLPSDLAVRESAAVDEDFSARFSAEERTYEYAVYNARSRSPMLAYRATLVPYDVDMDAMRRGAESLIGRHDFRSFCGVPPDNGNTVRTVRSLEIERRGDLIRFRISADGFLHRMVRTVVGTLLEVGRERRPAESLPGVVEARRREAAGLSAPAHGLYLAGVRFRDGYDSYRTPAVLTGFVADR is encoded by the coding sequence TTGACCGTCGAATACGACGGTTCGGCCTTTTGCGGTTTCCAGTGGCAGCCGAAACTCCGCACGGTGGCCGGCACGCTGGAAGCCGCACTCGGGCGTCTCTTGTCGGAGCCCATCAAATGCACTGCCGCCGGCCGCACCGATGCCGGCGTTCACGCCACCGGACAGGTCGTATCGTTTCAGACGGAGCGCGCGTTTCCGTTCGACCGGCTGGTCCTCGCGCTCAACTCGGTTCTTCCGTCCGATCTGGCGGTGCGCGAGAGCGCTGCGGTCGATGAGGACTTCTCGGCCCGCTTCTCGGCCGAGGAGCGGACCTATGAGTATGCCGTCTATAACGCCCGAAGCCGTTCGCCGATGCTGGCATACCGAGCCACCCTGGTGCCCTACGACGTCGATATGGACGCCATGCGCCGTGGCGCCGAGTCGCTGATCGGCCGCCACGACTTTCGGTCGTTTTGCGGCGTTCCGCCGGACAACGGCAACACCGTGCGGACGGTTCGATCGCTCGAGATCGAGCGTCGCGGCGATCTCATCCGCTTTCGAATCTCGGCCGACGGCTTTTTACACCGCATGGTCCGAACCGTGGTCGGCACGCTGCTGGAGGTCGGCAGGGAGCGGCGACCGGCAGAAAGTCTGCCGGGGGTGGTCGAGGCCCGGAGGCGGGAAGCGGCCGGTTTGAGCGCTCCGGCCCATGGGTTGTACCTGGCCGGGGTGCGTTTTCGCGATGGGTACGACTCATATCGTACGCCCGCGGTCTTGACGGGGTTCGTGGCCGACAGGTAA